The genomic window CGGGGAGGCCCACACGTTCTGTCACGTCTATCGGACGCGGTCGTTCGCCGGCGAGCCGACCGCCACCGAGGAGGCCCGTCCGGAGTGGGTTCCCGTCGACGAGGTGCCCTACGACCGGATGTGGGACGACGATCACCTCTGGCTGCCGAGCGTCCTCGAGGGACGGACCGTCGCCGGCCGGTTCCGGTTCGAGGGCGGGCAACCGCTGGACGAAGCGGAGTTCGTCGATCACGATCTCGAGTGGGGCGTCGACTTCGCGGCGGACGACGGCGGCGGACGGTCGTGAGACGGGACTCGAGGCCCGGCGTCGTTCGATCGGCGACCGTTTCGCCGTACAGGCATCGATTACTCTCGGGTCGCGTCGTGATAGCCCGGGGCGGTACGATCGAGCGGACGGTCGCCGCGGCAGCGAGCGTCGTCGGGACGCTCGCGGGCCGTCTGGGGGAACCGTCCGACGACAGCGACGGCGACACGGAGACGAAGGAGGGGGTCTTCGAAGACGACTCGGCGTCGGCCGCCGGCGACGGCGGGGCTGCTGCGGATGGCGACGAGCATCCCGTCGACGACGAGGAGTGACCGACCGGACGCTGCGAGACGAGGCCGGGAGCGATCCCGTTCTCGAGGCGCCGACTCGGTGTTGGGGGCCCATAAGACGATTTCATCGATTGCGGCGCTCGTAACTGCGACAGCGCGGGGTCTCCCGCTCGCGTATCGTCTGCATACTCTTTTCCGCGTCCGTGGTAGCGCCGGCCGAATAAATGACTGAGACGACTCGTCGACGGACGTTCATCGGAGCAGTCGTCGGAATTGGCGGCGCGCTCGCGGGCTGTCTGGGCGAGACGAGCGACGACAACGGCGAGACCGAGACCGAGGAGGACATCTTCGGTACCGAGCCGGTCGAAGCCGGCCGCGACGAGGAGTCCGCCAACGCCGCGAGCGGTAGTGAGAATGACAGTGAAGACAGCGATGGGGCCGAAGACGAGGACGAGAGCGGCGGTGATGGGGAGAACGAGAGCGACGGCGAGGGAGACGAGGACGAGAGTGACGGCGGGGGAGACGAGGACGAGGGCGGCGACGACGGTAACGAGAACGACGGGGACGGCGGGGATGGCGGGGACGGCGGCGAGGGCGATGGGGATGACGGTGACGAGAGCGGCAGTGACGGGGACGAGAACGACAGCGATTCCGCGACGAGCGACGGCGGCGACGAAGACGGTGGCGACGGCGAGAACGACAGTGAGGACGACGGCAGCGGCGGCGAAGACGACGGCAGCGACGGCGAGGATGACAGCAGTGATGGCGAGGATGACAGCAGTGATGGCGAGGATGACAGCAGTGATGGCGAGGATGACAGCAGTGATGGCGAGGATGACAGCAGCGGCGGCGAGGACGACGGCAGTGACGGCGAAGACGACGGCAGTGACGGCGAAGACGACGGCAGTGACGGCGAAGACGACGGCAGTGACGGCGAAGACGACGGCAGTGACGGCGAGGACGACGGCAGTGACGGCGAAGACGACGGCAGTGACGGCGAAGACGACGGCAGCAGTAGTGAGGATGACAGCAGCGGCGGCGATGAGAACGAGGACAACGAAAGCGACGACTGAGGCCGGCGTCCGCGCTCGAGGGCGCGGGCTCCGGCTCGGTCAGTGCTCGGTGCCTAGGGCTTCAGGACGACCTTCCCGGAGCTCTTGCGGTCCTCGATGTACTGGTGGGCCTCGGCGGCGTCCTCGAGCGCGAACGACTCGCCGAGGATCACCTCGAGGTCGCCGCTCGTCAGCCCCTCGGTCAGCTCCGGCACCGCTTTCATCACCTTTCCGGGGTCGTGCATGGAGGCCTGTCCGAGGTGGAACCCTTTGACCGTCTTGTTCTCGAAGAGCAGGCGTCGGTTCTCGACCTCGCCGGGGACGCCACTGGCGACGCCGAAGGTGACCATGCGACCGAAGTGGGCCATCGCGTCGAGGCTGCGCTCGAAGACGTCGTCGCCGACGCTCTCGAGGACGAGGTCGACGCCCTCGCCGTCGGTCTCCTCGTCGACGACCTCGCGGAAGTCCGTCTCCGTGTAGTTGATCGGGTGGTCGCAGCCGAGGTCGGCCGCGAGATCGAGTTTGTCCTGGGTGCTCGCGGTGCCGAAGACCTCGGCGCCGGCGTTCGAGGCCAACTGGACGGCGGCCGTCCCGACCCCGCCCGCGGCGGCCTGGATCAGCACTGATTCGCCCTCAGCCAGCCCGCCCCACTCGAACAGACAAGAGTGGGCGGTGAGGAACTGGACGGGGAAGCCGGCGGCCTCCTCGAAGCTCGTTCCCTCCGGAATCGGGAAGAGCATCGCGGCGTTGGCGGTCGCGTACTCCGCGTAGCCGCCGGTGTCGAGCATCGCGACGACGCGGTCGCCTTCCGAGACGTCCTCGACGCCCTCGCCGACCGCGTCGACCGTCCCCGCGGCCTCCATCCCGGGGACGTACGGCGCGTCGGGACCGCCGGGGTAGACCCCGCGTCGCTGCATGATGTCCGCGAAGTTGATTCCCGCGGCTTCGACGTCGATGCGGACCTCGCCCGCGTTCGGGTCCGGTAAGTCAGCGTCGACGACCTCGAGCGCGGCGCTGTCGCCGTACTCAGTTACTTCGATCGCTTTCATACGAATGCGTGTACCGGAGTCGCACACATAACGCTGTCAGAACCGGACGAAACCGAGAGAGCGTTCATTGTTTTCGCCAGGGAACCCGACCGAAACAGTTGCGACTGCCACGCGTGGGTTCAACAGGACAGTCGTCGTACGACGCCTATGTCGACCGTGGGGTCCGTCATCGCTCTCGCGAGGGATCGAAATCTGACGTTTCTGGCGGCGGGAATCGCCTACTACGCGTTCGTCTCGACGATACCGCTGATACTGCTTGCCGTGACGATCGCGTCGTTCGTGGGGGGTCAGGCGCTGGCGGATCAGGTGACCAGCATGCTCAGCCAGCAACTCTCGTCCTCGGGACAGCAGATGGTGTCACAGGCGCTCACCAACCCGTCCGGTCGGGCGGCCGCGTCCGTGGTCGGGTTCCTCGGAGTCCTGTGGAGCGCCCTGAAGCTCTTCCGGGGCCTCGATCAGGCGTTCGACGAGGTGTACGCAGACGAGGTCGACGCCTCGCTACTGGGACAAATCTGGGACGGTCTCGTCGTCGTCGTCGGAATCGCGCTCGCCGTCGTACTCGTCGTCGCTGTCGGCGCCGCGCTCTCGATACTGAACCTGCAGATCCCGTTCGCTAACGTGCTCGGGTCGCTCGTGCTGATCGTCGTCCTGGCGATCGCGTTCCTGCCGATATACTACGTACTGCCGCCGGTGAGCGTATCGATCGGCGAAGTGATCCCGGGGACGATCGTCGCCGCGATCGGCTGGGTTCTACTCCAGGTCGGCTTCCGGATCTACGCGGCCAACGCCGGCAAGTACGCGGCGTACGGCGTGATCGGAGCCGTGTTGCTGTTCGTCACGTGGCTGTACTTCGGCAGCATCGTGATCCTGCTGGGCGCAGCGGTGAACGCCGTCCGTCGGGGTGCGACGGCGGAATCGCCGTAGCCCGCTCCGGCCCCTGTCGACGCAGGTGGCGTGACCGCGAGACGAGCGCCACCGAGCGTCCGGCCTTCGCATGGTTTAAGACCGCGCTGGCTGGATAACGTACCAATGAGCGACGAGAGCCAGGAACTCGGGATCACCGAGTCGAAATCGCACAAGCCCGGCGAGTGGTACGCCGAGGTCGTCCAGAAGGCCAACCTCGCGGACTACGCTCCCATGGGCGGCTTCATCGTGACGAAGCCCCGCGGCTACGCGCTGTGGGAGGGTATCCAGGACGCGCTCGACGGCTGGTTCAAGGAGACCGGCGTCGACAACGTCTACTTCCCGATGTTCATCCCCGAGAGCTTCCTCGAGCGCGAGAAGGACATCGTCGAGGGGTTCGACCCCGAGGTCGCCTGGGTGACCCAGGGCGGCCACGAGGAACTCGAGGAGCGCCTCGCAGTGCGTCCGACCAGCGAATCGATCATCGCGCCGTTCATGGCCGACTGGACGCGCAGCCACCGCGACCTGCCGCTGCGGCTCAATCAATGGTGTTCCGTGGTTCGATGGGAGGCCACCGAGACTAAGCCCTTCTTCCGGACGAAGGAGTTCATGTGGCAGGAGGGCCACACCGCACACGCGAGCGACGAGGGTGCGTGGGACGAGGTCTGGACCCGACTCGGACAGTACGAAGACCTCTACGAGGACGTGCTCGCGATTCCGGTGCTGCGCGGGAAGAAGCCGGAACACGACAAGTTCCCCGGCGCGGACACGACGACGACCGTCGAGGCGCTGATGCCCGACGGCAAGTCCGTCCAGGGCGCGACCAGCCACAACCTCGGCCAGAGCTTCGCCGAGGCGTTCGACATCACCTTCGCCGACGAGGACGAGGAGGAACGGACCGCCTACACCACCTCGTGGGGGCTCTCGTGGCGCGCGCTCGGCGCGCTCATCATGACCCACTCCGACGATCAGGGGCTCGTGCTCCCGCCGACCATCGCGCCCACGCAGGTCGTCATCGTCCCCATCTGGCAGGAGGACACCAAGGAGGACGTCCTCGAGTACTCCGAGAACATCGCCGACGACCTCGAGGACGCCGGCTTCCGCGTCGAACTCGACGACCGCGACGAGCGCAATCCCGGCTTCAAGTTCAACGAACACGAGCTCAACGGGGTGCCGCTGCGACTCGAGATCGGCCCCTACGAGGTCGAAGACGAGGAGGTCACGATGGTCCACCGGCCGGACAACGAGGAGTCCGTCGAGGACCGCGACGACATCGTCGAGAGCGTCGACGACCACTTGGAGGAGATCTACGACAAACTGTACGACGCGGCCGAGGAGAACTTAGAGGAGAACGTTCGGGAAGCCCACAGCCCGGAGGACATCCTCGGAACGATCGGCAAACACGGCGGCTACGTGAAGACGCCGTGGTGCGGCGACGAGGCCTGCGAGGAGGCGATCAAGGAGAAGATCGCCGCCGAGATCGTCATGCAGCCACTGGAGGACGCGGGCGGACGGTCGAGCGCTGAGGTGCCCGAACCCGACCGCGACGAGTGTGGCGTCTGCGGCGATCCCGCCGACGAGATCGCCTACTTCGCGAAGTCGTACTGATCGGCGATCGGGTCTCCCGCCGGCCCGGTTCTAGCTGCCCTTCTTCCCATACCGTCCGTGGCTCCCGCGCTCCGTTCGACGCGAGCCACCGCTCGCGGCTCGGATCATAGTTGCACCCACGGGAATTGCAGCAGTACCACCGACGGATCGAGCCCCGTGAGAGGATAACACACGGGCCTAACTCTTTAACCGAATCTTCCTTACGGGTTGCGAGAGTACGAACGGATGTGGTGTTCACTCTGGTGGGTGAGCACTACGTGCCTCTGACACTGCTGCCCTGCCCGGGCAGCTATTCTTTCCCGCTCTCGAAACCGATTTTCGAAGCCAGTCTCGGTATTTCGTTTCGACAGTGATCGACGTTCTTCGCTCCCGACAGATTCTGCTGAACAATTATGATACTTGTATAGTAGGGCAATATACCTTATATTCGATTATATGTGTTTATAATACACTTAGTCATTATGGATCAGCCTCTTATAGGAGTTCTCGTTATGGTGGTGTATGCCACAGCCACAGATAGCGTCATCCGCCGAGCGTTCGCAGGGGCTCGGAGACCCTACGGACGAACGGTCGAACTGCGGCGTCGGCGTCGTCATGGACCTCGATGGGGATGGGGGACACGATGTCGTTGCCGACGGGCTCGAACTACTCGTCAATCTCGAACATCGCGGGACCACCGGCGCGGAGAAGAACACCGGCGACGGCGCGGGTATTATGCTGCAGCGACCCGACGCCTTCTTCGAGGACGTTCTCGAGACTACTCTTCCGGACATCTACGCCGTCGGATCGCTCTTTCTCCCGCAGGACGACGAAGCGCGGACGGAACTCGTCTCGCTCGTCGAGGACTCGCTCGCGACGTACGATCTGGACGTCCTCGAGTGGCGCGACGTTCCGACCGACAACGAGGATCTGGGGAAGACGGCCGTCGACTCCGAACCGGACGTCTGGCAGGTCGTCGTCGCCCCCGAGGGCGATATCGATCAGGAGACGTTCGATCGACGCCTCTACGTCGGTCGACGAGCCCTCGAGAACGCCGTCGAGGACGCGGACATCGAGAACAAGGAGCGCTTCTACGTCGTCTCGCTCGATTCCAAGACGATCGTCTACAAGGGGCTGCTGAAGGGCGTTCAGGTCCCCTCCTACTATCCCGATCTCACCGACGAACGAATGGAGTCGACGTTCGTGATGGTCCACGAGCGGTTCTCGACGAACACGCTCGGCGCCTGGCACCTCGCTCACCCCTACCGGAACATCATCCACAACGGCGAGTTCAACACCATTCAGGGCAACATCAACTGGATGCGAGCCCGCGAGACGGACATCGAGAGCGACGTACTCTCCGACCTCGAGGCCGTCAAGCCGATCATCGACGACCCCGACCAGTCCGACACTGCCAGCGTCGACAACGCCCTCGAGTTGCTGATGCAGGACGGGCGCGACCTCGAACACGCCCTCCGGATGCTCGTGCCCGAGGCCTGGCGCGGCGACGATGCGATGGACGAGGACCGCAAGGACTGGTACGACTTCCACGCCTCGCTCGTCGAGCCGTGGGACGGGCCCGCGCTGGTCGCGGCGACCGACGGCGAACGCGTCGGCGCCGTCCTCGACCGCAACGGGCTGCGTCCCTGCCGATACGACGTCACGACCGATAACCGCCTGATCATGGCCAGCGAGGCCGGCGCCCTCGAGACCGAGCCCGCGGAGATCGAAGAGCGCGGTCGGCTCCAGCCGGGCCAGCTGTTCCTCGCCGACCCCGAGGAGGGACGGGTCATTCCGGACGAGGAAGTCTTCGAGGACCTCACCGACGAGCGCTACGGCGAGTGGGTCCAGCAGGAGCAGGTCCACCTCGACGACATCCGGACGACCGACGACAGCGGTTCAAAGCAGCCCGTCGAC from Haloterrigena sp. KLK7 includes these protein-coding regions:
- a CDS encoding NADPH:quinone oxidoreductase family protein, producing MKAIEVTEYGDSAALEVVDADLPDPNAGEVRIDVEAAGINFADIMQRRGVYPGGPDAPYVPGMEAAGTVDAVGEGVEDVSEGDRVVAMLDTGGYAEYATANAAMLFPIPEGTSFEEAAGFPVQFLTAHSCLFEWGGLAEGESVLIQAAAGGVGTAAVQLASNAGAEVFGTASTQDKLDLAADLGCDHPINYTETDFREVVDEETDGEGVDLVLESVGDDVFERSLDAMAHFGRMVTFGVASGVPGEVENRRLLFENKTVKGFHLGQASMHDPGKVMKAVPELTEGLTSGDLEVILGESFALEDAAEAHQYIEDRKSSGKVVLKP
- the proS gene encoding proline--tRNA ligase, giving the protein MSDESQELGITESKSHKPGEWYAEVVQKANLADYAPMGGFIVTKPRGYALWEGIQDALDGWFKETGVDNVYFPMFIPESFLEREKDIVEGFDPEVAWVTQGGHEELEERLAVRPTSESIIAPFMADWTRSHRDLPLRLNQWCSVVRWEATETKPFFRTKEFMWQEGHTAHASDEGAWDEVWTRLGQYEDLYEDVLAIPVLRGKKPEHDKFPGADTTTTVEALMPDGKSVQGATSHNLGQSFAEAFDITFADEDEEERTAYTTSWGLSWRALGALIMTHSDDQGLVLPPTIAPTQVVIVPIWQEDTKEDVLEYSENIADDLEDAGFRVELDDRDERNPGFKFNEHELNGVPLRLEIGPYEVEDEEVTMVHRPDNEESVEDRDDIVESVDDHLEEIYDKLYDAAEENLEENVREAHSPEDILGTIGKHGGYVKTPWCGDEACEEAIKEKIAAEIVMQPLEDAGGRSSAEVPEPDRDECGVCGDPADEIAYFAKSY
- a CDS encoding 8-oxo-dGTP diphosphatase, with the protein product MTETTLCFPLRSRTADGDGAGGDGVTAETDEVLLIEKRRGLGEGWYNGPGGKLEAGETPRECAVRETREEVGLEVDPAALEKAGELEFALDGEAHTFCHVYRTRSFAGEPTATEEARPEWVPVDEVPYDRMWDDDHLWLPSVLEGRTVAGRFRFEGGQPLDEAEFVDHDLEWGVDFAADDGGGRS
- a CDS encoding YihY/virulence factor BrkB family protein; protein product: MSTVGSVIALARDRNLTFLAAGIAYYAFVSTIPLILLAVTIASFVGGQALADQVTSMLSQQLSSSGQQMVSQALTNPSGRAAASVVGFLGVLWSALKLFRGLDQAFDEVYADEVDASLLGQIWDGLVVVVGIALAVVLVVAVGAALSILNLQIPFANVLGSLVLIVVLAIAFLPIYYVLPPVSVSIGEVIPGTIVAAIGWVLLQVGFRIYAANAGKYAAYGVIGAVLLFVTWLYFGSIVILLGAAVNAVRRGATAESP